A stretch of Triticum aestivum cultivar Chinese Spring chromosome 1D, IWGSC CS RefSeq v2.1, whole genome shotgun sequence DNA encodes these proteins:
- the LOC123181436 gene encoding uncharacterized protein — MALILNGDGTCSMVYPEGTTPIWLRPADRPKADPTLSPPKSVLLDTLGYVDDECNDTTAEHVAEDGKCIQVTFWMYHPPLVSYFTIHSPGLKPDAYPEMPKILATDGHLALLRIPRLPVNPFSDQPANQFFIYRVGSSTGEKQPSLRMLPNPSKLVIRDRNVGFLNYGTRDQADYRFFAAAFYAAHPLRPGGSVKFYINLFDSETWEWTRKEVFVNSPDAYRYRITNKVITIGGQHGSIAWVDLSHGILIYDALLHNNILRYIPLPPSELPDPRINSVRDMAAVDGCLKYVSMSYPPLTQSSTSYYFGDWKAKAWKMAMHPSGTCPISRQWKEDYHLRASEIMIDDPSHLELLPDLPNSFNKKQVLTKLHTGSPAVSLHDDGIVYIMTKVEFSDRNAWVLAVNTSTKALQAVGEFDAERCMGFSYTYTQSGISKHMVLS, encoded by the coding sequence ATGGCACTCATCTTGAACGGAGATGGTACATGCTCCATGGTCTACCCCGAGGGCACCACGCCGATCTGGCTCCGCCCGGCTGACCGCCCCAAAGCCGATCCAACACTTTCCCCACCCAAGTCGGTCCTCCTCGACACCTTGGGGTACGTCGACGACGAATGCAACGATACCACGGCCGAGCACGTCGCCGAGGACGGCAAGTGCATCCAGGTGACCTTCTGGATGTACCACCCGCCGCTAGTCTCGTATTTTACCATCCACTCCCCCGGCCTGAAACCTGACGCGTACCCGGAGATGCCAAAGATTCTGGCGACGGACGGCCACCTTGCGCTGCTCCGCATCCCCCGCTTACCAGTAAACCCCTTCAGCGATCAGCCCGCTAACCAGTTCTTCATCTACCGGGTCGGCAGCAGCACTGGCGAGAAGCAGCCGTCGCTTCGTATGCTCCCCAACCCCTCTAAGCTCGTAATTCGCGACCGTAATGTTGGTTTCCTGAACTACGGCACTCGCGACCAGGCCGACTATAGGTTCTTCGCTGCTGCGTTCTACGCAGCGCACCCACTCAGACCTGGCGGCTCCGTGAAGTTCTATATCAACCTGTTCGACTCAGAGACCTGGGAATGGACCAGAAAGGAGGTTTTTGTCAATTCACCTGACGCTTACCGTTACAGGATCACAAACAAGGTGATCACTATTGGAGGACAGCATGGCTCAATTGCCTGGGTCGACCTCTCACATGGTATCCTCATCTATGACGCGCTCCTGCACAACAATATTCTCCGTTACATTCCGTTGCCGCCTTCGGAGTTGCCCGACCCCAGAATCAACTCTGTGCGTGACATGGCTGCCGTCGATGGCTGCCTCAAGTATGTCAGCATGAGCTACCCTCCTTTGACCCAAAGCAGCACTAGCTACTACTTCGGAGATTGGAAAGCCAAGGCATGGAAGATGGCAATGCATCCTTCAGGGACCTGCCCAATTTCAAGGCAATGGAAGGAGGACTACCATCTCAGAGCTTCGGAGATCATGATTGATGACCCGAGCCATCTTGAGCTGCTGCCTGATCTGCCCAACAGTTTTAACAAGAAGCAGGTCCTGACGAAGCTCCACACAGGCAGTCCTGCTGTGAGCTTGCATGATGATGGCATTGTTTACATCATGACCAAGGTTGAGTTCTCAGATCGCAACGCATGGGTGCTTGCTGTCAACACGAGCACCAAGGCTCTCCAAGCGGTGGGTGAGTTTGACGCTGAAAGATGCATGGGTTTCAGTTACACCTACACTCAAAGTGGGATCTCCAAACATATGGTGTTGAGTTAA